From a region of the Helianthus annuus cultivar XRQ/B chromosome 5, HanXRQr2.0-SUNRISE, whole genome shotgun sequence genome:
- the LOC110939835 gene encoding probably inactive leucine-rich repeat receptor-like protein kinase At5g06940 gives MASHCTLSLSLTFLFTLITINASSLSPTTTPTTTTEADVLLTFKSTIDDPMNHLSSWSNTTTMHHCNWSGVTCTNTTTNTVISSLTLKNLNLSGEISPSICQLTNLVTLDLADNLFNQPIPLHLSQCSSLKTLNLSNNLIWGTIPDQISQFTSLKFLDLSKNHVEGKIPDGVGLLKDLQVLNFGNNLLSGSVPNVIGNFTELTFLDFSLNPFMQSEIPSGIGKLVKLEQLLLSRSGFYGEIPNSMVELKALTIVDLSQNNLTGVLPSRIGDLLKKLVSFDVSQNNLFGSFPNGICESTGLASLSLHTNSFDGTLVNTSVANCLNLERLELQNNGFHGDFPTNLWSLPKIKVIRAENNRFSGEIPDSISESSQLEQVQIDNNSFISKIPHGLGLVRSLYRFSASLNGLYGELPPNFCDSPVMSIINFSHNYITGEIPEPKECKKLVSLSLADNNFIGEIPESLGDLPVLTYLDLSHNNLTGEIPLELQNLKLALFNVSFNRLSGRVPSLLIAGLPALYIQGNPDLCGPGLSNPCPNDDSRRRTGVSKLACALISLALLAGILSLAFGYFVFRRSSIQNVETGTWRSVFFYPIRISEQDLIMAMDEKASRGSSGVFGRVYIVNLPSNELIAVKKMPNFRNQSFKTLKTEVKTLAKIRHKNIVRIMGFCHSDDSIFLIYECMEKGSLGDLISKGDFQLSWSFRLKIAIGIAQGLAYLHKDYVPHLLHRDVKSKNVLLDIEFNPKLTDFALDRILGENAFQSSLDSKSGSSCYMAPELGYNKKATEQTDTYAFGVILLELVTGRGAEPTDTSEDSLDVVKWVRRKVNISNGPVQVVDVKISSCYKQEALGMLEVALQCTSVMPEKRPSMSEVMAALQCLGSKTRVSTS, from the exons ATGGCTTCTCACTGCACTCTCTCACTCTCACTCACATTCCTCTTCACCTTGATCACCATCAATGCTTCTTCACTCTCACCAACAACCACACCCACAACAACAACAGAAGCAGATGTTTTGTTAACCTTCAAGTCCACCATTGATGACCCAATGAACCACCTTTCATCATGGTCCAACACCACCACTATGCACCACTGCAACTGGTCTGGTGTCACCTGCACAAACACAACCACAAACACTGTTATCTCATCTCTCACACTCAaaaaccttaatctttctggTGAAATCTCACCCTCCATTTGCCAACTAACTAATCTTGTTACACTTGATTTGGCTGATAACTTGTTTAACCAACCTATCCCACTTCATCTTTCTCAATGTTCATCTTTAAAGACTCTTAATTTAAGTAATAATCTCATATGGGGTACCATCCCAGATCAGATTTCACAGTTTACATCTTTAAAGTTTCTTGATTTGAGCAAGAATCATGTTGAAGGCAAGATCCCAGATGGGGTTGGGTTGTTAAAAGATCTTCAAGTTTTAAACTTTGGTAACAATTTGTTATCAGGTAGTGTCCCTAATGTTATTGGGAACTTTACAGAGTTGACTTTTCTTGACTTTTCTTTAAACCCTTTTATGCAAAGTGAGATTCCAAGTGGTATTGGGAAGCTTGTGAAGCTTGAGCAGCTTTTGCTGTCAAGATCTGGTTTTTATGGTGAAATACCAAACTCCATGGTTGAACTGAAAGCGTTGACCATCGTTGACCTGTCTCAGAACAATCTTACAGGTGTTTTACCTTCAAGAATTGGGGATTTGTTAAAAAAGTTGGTGTCTTTTGATGTTTCACAGAATAATCTTTTTGGGTCTTTTCCAAATGGGATTTGTGAGTCCACTGGGCTTGCTAGTTTAAGCCTTCATACAAACAGTTTTGATGGGACATTAGTCAATACTTCTGTTGCTAACTGCTTGAATCTTGAAAGGTTAGAGCTTCAGAACAATGGGTTTCATGGTGATTTCCCAACTAACTTATGGTCATTACCGAAAATCAAAGTTATTAGAGCCGAAAACAATCGGTTTTCGGGTGAAATCCCTGATTCCATATCAGAATCTTCTCAACTAGAACAGGTTCAAATAGATAACAACAGTTTCATTAGCAAAATCCCTCATGGTCTAGGTTTGGTTAGAAGCTTGTATCGATTCTCCGCTTCTCTTAACGGTTTATACGGTGAACTCCCACCGAACTTTTGCGATTCGCCTGTAATGAGCATCATCAATTTTTCCCATAATTACATCACAGGTGAAATCCCAGAGCCAAAAGAGTGTAAAAAGCTAGTTTCTTTATCTTTAGCAGATAACAATTTCATCGGTGAAATCCCCGAATCGTTAGGTGATTTGCCTGTGTTAACTTACCTTGATCTTTCACATAATAACCTCACTGGTGAAATCCCACTTGAGCTTCAAAATTTGAAACTCGCCCTTTTTAATGTATCATTCAATAGGCTATCGGGTCGGGTTCCTTCTTTGTTAATCGCAGGCCTTCCTGCTTTATACATACAAGGAAATCCCGATCTGTGCGGGCCCGGGTTGTCAAACCCGTGCCCGAACGATGATTCGAGACGAAGAACAGGCGTGTCGAAACTTGCTTGTGCGTTGATCTCTTTAGCTTTATTAGCTGGGATACTAAGTTTGGCATTTGGGTATTTCGTTTTCCGTAGATCATCAATCCAAAATGTTGAAACGGGTACTTGGAGATCCGTTTTCTTTTACCCGATTCGAATTAGTGAACAGGATTTGATAATGGCAATGGATGAAAAAGCCTCTAGAGGTAGTTCTGGAGTGTTTGGTAGAGTTTACATAGTAAACTTGCCGAGTAATGAACTCATAGCGGTGAAAAAGATGCCGAATTTCCGAAACCAATCTTTCAAAACTTTGAAAACCGAAGTGAAGACGTTGGCGAAAATCCGACACAAGAACATAGTTAGAATCATGGGGTTTTGCCATTCGGATGACTCGATCTTTTTGATCTACGAGTGTATGGAAAAAGGGAGTCTTGGTGATCTGATCAGCAAAGGAGATTTTCAACTGTCATGGAGTTTTCGCTTGAAAATCGCCATTGGGATCGCGCAAGGACTCGCTTATCTTCACAAAGATTATGTTCCGCATTTGCTTCATAGAGATGTTAAATCAAAAAATGTTCTTCTGGACATAGAGTTTAATCCAAAGCTTACTGATTTTGCATTGGACAGGATTTTAGGCGAAAACGCGTTCCAATCATCCTTGGATTCAAAATCCGGATCTTCGTGTTACATGGCACCAG AGTTGGGGTACAACAAAAAGGCGACAGAACAAACGGACACATACGCGTTTGGAGTGATCTTATTAGAACTTGTGACAGGACGAGGAGCCGAGCCAACGGACACAAGTGAAGACTCTCTTGATGTTGTGAAATGGGTAAGAAGGAAAGTTAACATTAGTAATGGGCCGGTTCAAGTTGTTGACGTGAAAATCTCAAGTTGTTACAAACAAGAAGCTTTGGGGATGCTTGAAGTAGCTCTACAATGCACGTCGGTTATGCCGGAGAAAAGACCTTCCATGAGTGAAGTGATGGCAGCCCTTCAATGTCTTGGCTCCAAGACTCGTGTTTCTACTTCCTAG